In Brassica rapa cultivar Chiifu-401-42 chromosome A06, CAAS_Brap_v3.01, whole genome shotgun sequence, a single window of DNA contains:
- the LOC103874569 gene encoding probable serine/threonine-protein kinase WNK9, with protein sequence MVEEMMNNISHLESDDSEFVEVDPSGRYGRYNEVLGKGSSKTVYRGFDEYEGIEVAWNQVKLYDFLQSPQELERLYCEIHLLKTLKHKSIMKFYTSWVDTDNRNINFITEMFTSGTLRQYRLKHKRVNIRAVKHWCRQILRGLDYLHTHDPPVIHRDLKCDNIFVNGNQGEVKIGDLGLAAMLQHSHAAHCVGTPEFMAPEVYAEEYNELVDIYSFGMCVLEMVTFDYPYSECTHPAQIYKRVISGKKPDSLDKVKDSEVRGFIEKCLASASLRLSARELLDDQFLCIDYPSNYYSDNDQSQWTYNGDEMIESHGIEIFEFQNEDDHEEAEEYDNKFDNVHISIKGKRRDNGDGLFLRLRIADKEGLVRNIYFPFDIESDTAISVAREMVEELEMDDRDVTKIANMIDGEIASLVPRWRSGLGFESSFCNCASNRSAVDFNVRQCCRNMCGEKHGRFEEITSGVNNSDEEEVFSCRSSD encoded by the exons ATGGTAGAG GAAATGATGAACAACATCAGCCATCTTGAATCAGATGACTCTGAGTTTGTTGAAGTTGATCCTTCTGGAAGATATGGAAGA TACAATGAAGTTCTTGGCAAAGGATCTTCAAAGACCGT TTACAGAGGATTTGATGAATATGAGGGTATAGAAGTAGCATGGAACCAAGTAAAGCTCTATGACTTTTTGCAGAGTCCTCAGGAGCTGGAGAGGCTATACTGTGAGATCCATCTCCTCAAAACACTGAAACACAAGAGCATCATGAAGTTCTACACTTCTTGGGTCGATACCGATAATCGAAACATTAACTTTATCACTGAAATGTTCACTTCTGGTACCCTGAGACA GTATAGGCTAAAGCACAAGAGAGTGAACATAAGAGCAGTGAAGCATTGGTGTAGACAGATCTTAAGAGGCTTAGACTATCTTCATACACATGACCCTCCTGTGATCCACAGAGATCTCAAGTGTGATAACATTTTCGTTAATGGGAACCAAGGAGAAGTCAAGATTGGTGATCTTGGTCTTGCTGCTATGTTACAACACTCGCACGCTGCTCACTGTGTTG GGACACCAGAGTTCATGGCTCCCGAAGTCTATGCAGAAGAATATAACGAACTAGTCGATATTTACTCGTTTGGGATGTGCGTTTTAGAAATGGTAACGTTTGATTACCCTTACAGTGAGTGTACTCACCCTGCTCAGATCTACAAGAGAGTTATATCG GGCAAGAAACCAGATTCATTAGACAAAGTGAAGGACAGTGAGGTTAGAGGCTTTATAGAGAAGTGCTTAGCCAGTGCATCCCTTAGGCTCTCAGCTCGTGAACTACTAGACGACCAGTTTCTTTGTATAGACTACCCAAGCAATTACTACAGCGACAATGATCAAAGCCAATGGACTTACAATGGAGATGAGATGATTGAGTCACACGGAATTGAGATCTTTGAGTTTCAAAACGAAGATGATCATGAAGAAGCAGAAGAGTATGATAACAAGTTTGACAATGTCCACATAAGCATAAAAGGTAAGAGAAGAGACAATGGTGATGGACTGTTCCTGAGACTCCGAATCGCCGACAAGGAAG GGCTTGTGAGGAACATATACTTCCCGTTTGACATCGAAAGCGACACAGCAATTAGCGTTGCAAGAGAGATGGTGGAAGAGCTGGAGATGGACGACCGTGATGTGACAAAGATAGCTAACATGATCGATGGAGAGATTGCTTCTCTGGTTCCTCGTTGGAGATCAGGCCTAGGGTTTGAGAGCAGCTTTTGCAACTGCGCATCGAACCGCTCAGCTGTAGACTTCAACGTGAGACAGTGTTGTAGAAACATGTGTGGAGAGAAGCATGGACGGTTTGAAGAGATAACTTCGGGAGTAAACAACTCTGATGAAGAAGAGGTGTTTTCTTGTAGGTCAAGTGACTAA
- the LOC103874568 gene encoding 40S ribosomal protein S24-1, with amino-acid sequence MAEKAVTIRTRKFMTNRLLSRKQFVIDVLHPGRANVSKAELKEKLARMYEVKDPNAIFVFKFRTHFGGGKSSGFGLIYDNVESAKKFEPKYRLIRNGLDTKIEKSRKQIKERKNRAKKIRGVKKTKAGDPKKK; translated from the exons ATGGCGGAGAAAGCAGTCACTATCAGGACCAGGAAGTTCATGACCAACAGGCTTCTCTCCAGGAAGCAGTTT GTTATTGATGTTCTTCACCCAGGAAGAGCTAATGTCTCAAAG GCTGAGCTCAAGGAGAAGTTGGCAAGGATGTACGAGGTTAAGGACCCAAATGCAATCTTCGTTTTCAAATTCAGAACCCACTTTGGAGGTGGCAAATCATCTGGGTTTGGTTTGATCTACGACAATGTCGAGAGTGCCAAGAAGTTCGAGCCCAAGTACAGGCTCATCAGG AATGGACTTGACACCAAGATTGAGAAATCAAGGAAACAGAttaaggagaggaagaacagggcCAAGAAAATCCGTGGTGTTAAGAAG ACCAAGGCTGGTGACCCCAAGAAGAAGTGA
- the LOC103868593 gene encoding uncharacterized protein LOC103868593 isoform X3 yields MSLRLSFDRGTKGGSKKSAENGFMTGGGCNSSSSRVGRQTWSKLWSRSWNAALETNQCWVDKECLKHLKRSKSQDSYTTEEVRHKSWKW; encoded by the exons ATGAGCCTAAGACTGAGCTTTGATAGAGGAACGAAAG GTGGTTCAAAGAAATCTGCTGAAAATGGGTTTATGACAGGAGGTGGCTGTAATAGCTCGAGCAGCAGAGTAGGAAGACAAACCTg GTCCAAGTTGTGGAGTAGAAGTTGGAATGCGGCTCTGGAGACAAATCAGTGTTGGGTAGATAAG GAATGTCTTAAACACCTGAAAAGAAGTAAGTCACAAGATTCATACACCACAGAAGAAGTAAGACACAAGAGTTGGAAGTGGTGA
- the LOC103868593 gene encoding uncharacterized protein LOC103868593 isoform X2 — translation MSFDRGTKVSYTSAPFGDYIASPLLLNIHGYKKLFLQTRVMYSILIHLNGQCVSEGGSKKSAENGFMTGGGCNSSSSRVGRQTWSKLWSRSWNAALETNQCWVDKECLKHLKRSKSQDSYTTEEVRHKSWKW, via the exons A TGAGCTTTGATAGAGGAACGAAAG TTTCCTACACTTCTGCACCATTTGGAGATTATATTGCTTCTCCACTACTACTAAATATACATGGTTACAAAAAGCTTTTCCTGCAAACTAGAGTAATGTACTCAATTTTGATTCATCTCAATGGTCAATGTGTCTCTGAAGGTGGTTCAAAGAAATCTGCTGAAAATGGGTTTATGACAGGAGGTGGCTGTAATAGCTCGAGCAGCAGAGTAGGAAGACAAACCTg GTCCAAGTTGTGGAGTAGAAGTTGGAATGCGGCTCTGGAGACAAATCAGTGTTGGGTAGATAAG GAATGTCTTAAACACCTGAAAAGAAGTAAGTCACAAGATTCATACACCACAGAAGAAGTAAGACACAAGAGTTGGAAGTGGTGA
- the LOC103868593 gene encoding uncharacterized protein LOC103868593 isoform X1: MSLRLSFDRGTKVSYTSAPFGDYIASPLLLNIHGYKKLFLQTRVMYSILIHLNGQCVSEGGSKKSAENGFMTGGGCNSSSSRVGRQTWSKLWSRSWNAALETNQCWVDKECLKHLKRSKSQDSYTTEEVRHKSWKW; encoded by the exons ATGAGCCTAAGACTGAGCTTTGATAGAGGAACGAAAG TTTCCTACACTTCTGCACCATTTGGAGATTATATTGCTTCTCCACTACTACTAAATATACATGGTTACAAAAAGCTTTTCCTGCAAACTAGAGTAATGTACTCAATTTTGATTCATCTCAATGGTCAATGTGTCTCTGAAGGTGGTTCAAAGAAATCTGCTGAAAATGGGTTTATGACAGGAGGTGGCTGTAATAGCTCGAGCAGCAGAGTAGGAAGACAAACCTg GTCCAAGTTGTGGAGTAGAAGTTGGAATGCGGCTCTGGAGACAAATCAGTGTTGGGTAGATAAG GAATGTCTTAAACACCTGAAAAGAAGTAAGTCACAAGATTCATACACCACAGAAGAAGTAAGACACAAGAGTTGGAAGTGGTGA
- the LOC103868593 gene encoding uncharacterized protein LOC103868593 isoform X4 → MSFDRGTKGGSKKSAENGFMTGGGCNSSSSRVGRQTWSKLWSRSWNAALETNQCWVDKECLKHLKRSKSQDSYTTEEVRHKSWKW, encoded by the exons A TGAGCTTTGATAGAGGAACGAAAG GTGGTTCAAAGAAATCTGCTGAAAATGGGTTTATGACAGGAGGTGGCTGTAATAGCTCGAGCAGCAGAGTAGGAAGACAAACCTg GTCCAAGTTGTGGAGTAGAAGTTGGAATGCGGCTCTGGAGACAAATCAGTGTTGGGTAGATAAG GAATGTCTTAAACACCTGAAAAGAAGTAAGTCACAAGATTCATACACCACAGAAGAAGTAAGACACAAGAGTTGGAAGTGGTGA